Genomic DNA from Pungitius pungitius chromosome 12, fPunPun2.1, whole genome shotgun sequence:
ctctttcaatcTGTTTATGCCTTTCATTAAAGTTCTTCAAGGGTAGGGAGTAAGTCCTCATCCGACCTCTTGTTTGCTATTCAGGCAGCTTTTCATATGGATTTGCAATTAAATAGATacatctgacaaaaaaaaaaaattatacgCACAACACCTGCATTTATACCTGATGATTATAActatcaaaataacaacatcaaTGTTTAGATGCTGCAGAAAGTAGAAGAGATGATAAGGGGAACATTGTTTTTGCCGCCATGTAGGCGGCCTGGACTGAAAAATGGATGAAGCCGGTCAGTGAACGTATCTGCGAAGGTGTGAATGTGTACTCCAGATTCTGCGCAGTAGAAGGACACGCGGCCCTCGGCGTAGTCCAGGAACACGCCCACCTTCCTGGGCCTCTTCTCCACAGCCAACGGCGTGACAGGAGAGGTGTTGGCAATGAACTGGCCTCCAGCCTTCAGGCTTAAAGTCCAGAAACCATTTGCAGGGCAGACAGAGAACTTCCCCTTCCTGTTTATGGACTGTCTGACGACACCCAGATTCCACTCGATCTTCTCCCcgacctccacctcccagtagCACCTCCCGCCGCTGAAGCTCTCTTTGGCCAGCACGTTTGCAACGCGGTCGAACCGCTTGGGGTGATCTGGTACCTCGTGAAGCTTGTCCGTATGTCTCACCTGTTTTCTGTCCTCTGAGACGGAGAGGAAGGGGTGGGCTGTCTTTGCGCTCAGATTGACATCAACTAAGaaagtgggaggaggagaaaaggacaaGAATGGGTATAATCATCCATTTTTGAATGTGTGCATAGGCCCTTATTTTTGCATCTGCGTGGACTTACCGGTGTATTTCTCTATTCTCTTGAGTTCTGTCAAAGAATGAACAGATTTATTGAAGAACGCTCACTCGAGGATTCAATACACAAGATGAAAGCTGGATTACTCACCAGATTTGGAGAGCCTGTGGACTTCTACCTTTATCTTCTCCATTATGTCCTCTAGTGCTCTTCTGGTGATCCCAACACAAGGGTCAGTTTCTATGACAACCTTGGACCAATCCTTCATGTCAGAGGGGCACGTAGTGGGAACAATGTTCTGCGTGACATGAACAAAGCTTTTCACTGATTGACATCACCCTCCAATACCGTTGCATCATCTGAAGAAGGTGAGGGTTATTACCACGGTAACTTGGTTCGTATCATCATCTGGATCACTTTTTACCGGAATATTGGGCTCAGGTTCGCTGCTCTCCTTCCTCAGTTCCTGGATCTCCTTTTCGATCTCGTTCACCAACCTTTCCACTCTCTTCTCCTCGTCTCGCTTTCTTCCCTCGATTGCGTCAACCACAGCTTTGTGATTCTTCTCCATCGCTTGCACGAGGTTAGAAAAGACCTTCTGGCTCTCTCGCACCTCTCTGAGGTAGGAGTTCTGATTGGACgtcatcattacattacattacattacatgttatttagctgacgcgtttatccaaagcgacttacattgcattataacccatgcattacatttttgcctggggagcaattaggggttaggtgtcttgcttaTCACGTGTCAACATTGT
This window encodes:
- the btr02 gene encoding bloodthirsty-related gene family, member 2 encodes the protein MASTISLLPEKHFLCSLCRGIFTSPVTIPCGHSFCLSCLSLHWSRHQSKYCPRCRRLFSERPDLSVNRVLAEVSDNYRKTRPQNPPEEELVIDVEQMIQERQQKVVRMKLALEQQKNSYLREVRESQKVFSNLVQAMEKNHKAVVDAIEGRKRDEEKRVERLVNEIEKEIQELRKESSEPEPNIPVKSDPDDDTNQVTVNIVPTTCPSDMKDWSKVVIETDPCVGITRRALEDIMEKIKVEVHRLSKSELKRIEKYTVDVNLSAKTAHPFLSVSEDRKQVRHTDKLHEVPDHPKRFDRVANVLAKESFSGGRCYWEVEVGEKIEWNLGVVRQSINRKGKFSVCPANGFWTLSLKAGGQFIANTSPVTPLAVEKRPRKVGVFLDYAEGRVSFYCAESGVHIHTFADTFTDRLHPFFSPGRLHGGKNNVPLIISSTFCSI